The Eurosta solidaginis isolate ZX-2024a chromosome 4, ASM4086904v1, whole genome shotgun sequence genome includes a window with the following:
- the LOC137251061 gene encoding serine-aspartate repeat-containing protein I-like: protein MKNLAVFGLLIVCLVAYQATAEVASLSELRAVDDEKTSAGLEQFVDDTPAEIKEINTQVDSDLASPSDEIAAISGRSLFKSNKEMKKMEKKLKKIEKKMKKMEKKMKKKMTKKMKKKMKKMMKKKKKLEKKMKKKMKKMKKREKEKYGRFDKKDKKRKGQNNIEGEDMGGKADGADSGGGVDSGDASSGADAGGSADASEGPDAAGGANAGDSSDASSGADASGSADAANSGDANSGADASGSSDAGDSGDASSGADASGSADAGDSGNASTGADAGEGPDAAGGANAGDSSDASSGADASVSADAADSGDASSGADASGSADAGDSGNASSGADAGEGPDAAGGANAGDSSDASSGADASGSSDAGNSGDASSGADSGDASSGADAGEGPDAAGGANAGDSSDASSGADVSGSADAADSSDANSGADASGSSDAGDSGDASSGADASGSADAGDSGNASSGADADEGPDAAGGANAGDSSDASSGADASGSADAADSGDANSGADASGSSDAGDSGDASSGADASVSADAAIVAMLAVEPMPAKAPMPPVAQMPAIVAMLAVAPMPPVAPMPAIVAMLAVAPILAMLAVARMRRWP from the coding sequence atgaaaaatttagccGTTTTCGGCCTACTTATCGTTTGCCTGGTGGCCTACCAGGCAACTGCAGAGGTTGCATCTTTATCAGAGCTGCGCGCAGTAGATGATGAAAAAACTTCGGCAGGACTCGAACAATTTGTTGATGATACTCCAGCCGAGATCAAGGAGATCAACACACAAGTTGACTCTGACTTAGCATCACCTTCAGATGAGATAGCAGCCATAAGCGGCAGGAGTCTGTTTAAATCGAATAAGGAGATGAAGAAGATGGAGAAGAAGCTGAAGAAGATAGAGAAGAAGATGAAGAAGATGGAGAAGAAGATGAAGAAGAAGATGACGAAGAAGATGAAGAAGAAGATGAAGAAGatgatgaagaagaagaagaagttgGAGAAGAAGATGAAGAAGAAGATGAAGAAGATGAAAAAGAGGGAGAAAGAGAAATATGGCAGGTTTGACAAAAAGGACAAGAAAAGAAAAGGCCAAAATAACATAGAAGGCGAAGATATGGGAGGTAAAGCCGATGGCGCCGATTCCGGCGGTGGTGTCGATTCCGGCGATGCTAGCAGTGGCGCCGACGCCGGCGGTAGCGCCGATGCCAGCGAAGGCCCCGATGCCGCCGGTGGCGCCAATGCAGGCGATAGTAGCGATGCTAGCAGTGGAGCCGATGCCAGCGGTAGCGCCGATGCCGCCAATAGTGGCGATGCTAACAGTGGCGCCGATGCCAGCGGTAGCTCCGATGCCGGCGATAGTGGCGATGCTAGCAGTGGCGCCGATGCCAGCGGTAGCGCTGATGCCGGCGATAGTGGCAATGCTAGCACTGGAGCCGATGCCGGCGAAGGCCCCGATGCCGCCGGTGGCGCCAATGCCGGCGATAGTAGCGATGCAAGCAGTGGCGCCGATGCCAGCGTTAGCGCCGATGCCGCCGATAGTGGCGATGCTAGCAGTGGCGCCGATGCCAGCGGTAGCGCTGATGCCGGCGATAGTGGCAATGCTAGCAGTGGAGCCGATGCCGGCGAAGGCCCCGATGCCGCCGGTGGCGCCAATGCCGGCGATAGTAGCGATGCAAGCAGTGGCGCCGATGCCAGCGGTAGCTCCGATGCCGGCAATAGTGGCGATGCTAGCAGTGGCGCCGATTCTGGCGATGCTAGCAGTGGCGCGGATGCCGGCGAAGGCCCCGATGCCGCCGGTGGCGCCAATGCCGGCGATAGTAGCGATGCAAGCAGTGGCGCCGATGTCAGCGGTAGCGCCGATGCCGCCGATAGTAGCGATGCTAACAGTGGCGCCGATGCCAGCGGTAGCTCCGATGCCGGCGATAGTGGCGATGCTAGCAGTGGCGCCGATGCCAGCGGTAGCGCTGATGCCGGCGATAGTGGCAATGCTAGCAGTGGAGCCGATGCCGACGAAGGCCCCGATGCCGCCGGTGGCGCCAATGCCGGCGATAGTAGCGATGCAAGCAGTGGCGCCGATGCCAGCGGTAGCGCCGATGCCGCCGATAGTGGCGATGCTAACAGTGGCGCCGATGCCAGCGGTAGCTCCGATGCCGGCGATAGTGGCGATGCTAGCAGTGGCGCCGATGCCAGCGTTAGCGCTGATGCGGCGATAGTGGCAATGCTAGCAGTGGAGCCGATGCCGGCGAAGGCCCCGATGCCGCCGGTGGCGCAGATGCCGGCGATAGTGGCGATGCTAGCAGTGGCCCCGATGCCGCCGGTGGCGCCGATGCCGGCGATAGTGGCGATGCTAGCAGTGGCGCCGATTCTGGCGATGCTAGCAGTGGCGCGGATGCGGCGATGGCCCTGA